Proteins encoded together in one Candidatus Bathyarchaeota archaeon window:
- a CDS encoding transcription initiation factor IIB, translating into MTKRKLVRKIYNCPECGSGNLVEDYDQGEIICQNCGLVISEHVLSTAPEWRAFTKEEHEERGRTGIPLSFSIHDKGLSTVIERVGKDAYGKSLSADKRLEMLRLRKWHIRARVHSSIDRNLTQAMAELDRVSDRLHLPASTKERAAVIYRKALDTGLVRGRSIAAIAAASLYAACRSTETPRTLKELADASGLKKKDIARCYRLLLKELNIKMPIEDPVKCISKIASRIGASARTQMKALEILREAKERGIAAGKDPMGLAAAALYVACVYEGDKKTQKEIAEVANVTEVTVRNRYKNLKEALNLKV; encoded by the coding sequence ATGACCAAGAGGAAGTTGGTCAGGAAGATATATAACTGCCCTGAATGCGGTAGCGGAAACTTGGTCGAGGATTACGATCAGGGGGAGATCATATGCCAGAACTGCGGCCTGGTGATCTCGGAACACGTCCTCAGCACAGCCCCTGAATGGAGGGCTTTCACCAAGGAGGAGCATGAGGAGAGGGGTAGGACCGGCATACCCCTATCGTTCTCCATCCATGATAAAGGGTTATCCACGGTGATCGAGAGGGTGGGCAAGGATGCCTACGGTAAATCTTTATCCGCTGATAAGAGGCTTGAGATGCTCAGGCTTAGGAAGTGGCATATCCGCGCCAGGGTTCACTCCTCCATAGATAGGAACCTTACCCAGGCCATGGCTGAGCTGGATAGGGTTTCGGACAGGCTCCACCTACCAGCCTCAACCAAGGAGAGGGCGGCCGTCATTTACAGGAAGGCCCTGGACACCGGCCTCGTCAGAGGTAGGTCCATAGCGGCGATAGCTGCAGCCTCCCTCTACGCCGCATGTAGGTCCACGGAGACCCCGAGGACTTTGAAGGAGCTCGCCGATGCCAGCGGCCTGAAAAAGAAGGATATAGCTCGATGCTACAGGCTCCTCCTCAAAGAGTTGAACATTAAGATGCCCATCGAGGATCCCGTAAAGTGCATCTCCAAGATAGCCTCCAGGATAGGGGCCTCCGCGAGGACGCAGATGAAGGCCCTGGAGATACTGAGGGAGGCCAAGGAGAGGGGGATAGCCGCTGGAAAGGACCCCATGGGCTTAGCCGCCGCAGCCCTCTACGTGGCATGCGTATACGAGGGTGATAAGAAGACGCAGAAGGAGATAGCCGAGGTCGCTAACGTAACCGAGGTAACAGTGAGGAACAGATATAAGAACTTGAAGGAAGCCTTGAACCTTAAAGTCTGA
- a CDS encoding replication factor C large subunit, producing the protein MSQPWTVKYRPKSLSEVVGNSEAKKALLSWLRDFQAGRAVKKAALLYGPSGTGKTVTVEAAARDLNLDLVEVNASDKRTGELLERIAGRAAVQGDLYGRGRIILLDEIDGINLQEDKGAVPVLLKILAEAENPIVFTANDPWNPMIRPLREASLLIEFKRLGLRDSIPFLRRICSLEGVEADDKLLKTLVEKNNGDMRGIINDLETLSSVKRILTHEDLEWLAPRDRKEEIFNVIRRIFYARDYDAARRTADLADMDYETLFEWIYENAPHQLKDIRDLAGALSALAKADLYIALVKRLQIWSLIPYALDLMTAGVASSKKYTKPAFTPVRFPERLRYMSRTMKHRETLKSLCGKIGAACHISARRCPTLMIPYLKFIFRGDGRAAEELRRELNLTDEEAELLGMDRH; encoded by the coding sequence TTGAGCCAGCCTTGGACTGTGAAGTATAGGCCTAAGAGCCTAAGCGAAGTCGTCGGCAACAGCGAAGCCAAGAAGGCCCTCCTATCATGGCTGAGGGACTTCCAGGCCGGTAGGGCTGTCAAGAAGGCCGCCCTGCTCTACGGGCCCTCGGGTACAGGGAAGACGGTTACCGTGGAGGCTGCGGCCAGGGACTTAAACCTGGACTTGGTGGAGGTGAACGCGAGCGATAAGAGGACCGGCGAACTCCTGGAGAGGATCGCGGGCCGAGCTGCCGTCCAGGGGGACCTCTACGGGCGGGGGAGGATAATACTCCTAGACGAGATCGACGGCATAAATCTTCAGGAGGATAAGGGTGCTGTGCCGGTGCTCCTCAAGATACTGGCTGAGGCTGAAAACCCCATAGTCTTCACAGCCAACGATCCATGGAACCCCATGATCCGGCCTTTGAGGGAGGCCTCCCTCCTAATAGAGTTTAAACGTCTAGGGTTGAGGGACTCCATCCCCTTCTTAAGGAGGATCTGCAGCCTCGAAGGCGTGGAGGCAGACGATAAACTGCTCAAGACCCTGGTGGAGAAGAACAACGGAGACATGAGGGGCATAATCAACGACCTCGAGACATTATCCTCTGTTAAGAGGATCCTAACCCACGAGGACTTGGAGTGGCTTGCCCCCAGGGATCGTAAAGAGGAGATATTCAACGTGATCCGGAGAATATTCTACGCTAGGGATTACGACGCCGCTAGGAGGACCGCGGACTTAGCGGACATGGATTACGAGACGCTCTTCGAATGGATATACGAGAACGCTCCCCATCAGCTTAAGGATATAAGGGACCTTGCAGGGGCTTTATCAGCACTGGCTAAAGCCGACCTTTACATAGCCCTGGTTAAGAGGCTTCAGATATGGAGTCTGATCCCTTACGCTTTAGACCTGATGACCGCTGGAGTAGCCTCCTCGAAGAAGTATACAAAGCCGGCCTTCACCCCTGTGAGGTTCCCTGAGAGGCTCAGATACATGAGTAGGACCATGAAGCACAGGGAGACCCTTAAAAGCCTATGCGGAAAAATCGGCGCCGCATGCCATATATCGGCTCGTAGATGCCCCACCTTGATGATCCCATACCTGAAATTCATATTTAGGGGGGATGGGAGGGCCGCGGAAGAGCTGAGAAGGGAACTCAACCTGACAGACGAGGAGGCTGAGCTCCTCGGGATGGATAGGCATTAG
- the argF gene encoding ornithine carbamoyltransferase, with product MSLKNLRGRDLLHLQEFEPWELEGILRLAREFKHGLLHRSGLKGKTVGLIFEKPSTRTRISIEVAVNRLGGSSIYVAGEDIQLGRREPIEDTARVLDRYLDCVAARVYSHDVLVKLAEYCRIPVINALSDLSHPLQALADLLTVWERIGSLKGVKIAYVGDGNNVCNSLLIGCSKLGVNLTVACPEGYEPNPRFMEWAKYNASQSGSDIRILRDPIEAVKGADVVYTDVFVSMGFESEREARLKSFLPKYSVTSKLLESAGRRAYFMHPLPCHRGEEVEASVVEGPQSIVWDQAENRLYTAEAVLAILV from the coding sequence ATGAGCCTTAAAAATCTGAGGGGGAGAGACCTCCTCCACCTCCAAGAGTTTGAGCCCTGGGAGCTGGAAGGCATCCTGAGGCTAGCACGGGAATTCAAGCATGGACTTCTCCATAGGAGCGGGTTGAAGGGGAAGACCGTAGGCCTCATATTCGAGAAGCCCTCCACGAGGACCAGGATCTCCATCGAGGTGGCGGTTAACAGGCTTGGAGGATCCTCCATATACGTGGCGGGGGAGGATATCCAGCTGGGTAGGAGGGAGCCCATAGAGGATACTGCCAGGGTCTTAGATAGATACCTGGATTGCGTAGCCGCCAGGGTTTACTCCCACGACGTCCTAGTTAAACTAGCGGAGTACTGCAGGATACCTGTGATAAACGCCCTCTCAGATCTAAGCCATCCACTGCAGGCTTTAGCGGACCTTCTAACCGTATGGGAGAGGATCGGAAGCCTTAAGGGTGTGAAGATAGCCTATGTGGGGGATGGAAACAACGTATGCAACTCGCTCCTGATCGGATGCTCCAAGCTAGGCGTCAACCTCACGGTAGCCTGCCCTGAGGGATACGAGCCCAACCCTCGATTCATGGAATGGGCTAAATATAACGCCTCACAGAGCGGCTCCGATATCAGGATTCTAAGGGATCCAATCGAAGCCGTGAAAGGAGCCGACGTCGTCTACACGGACGTCTTCGTGAGCATGGGCTTCGAATCCGAGAGGGAGGCACGTCTCAAATCGTTCCTTCCAAAGTACAGCGTTACATCTAAGCTCCTCGAATCAGCCGGGAGACGGGCTTATTTCATGCATCCCCTCCCATGCCATAGGGGAGAAGAGGTCGAGGCATCGGTTGTGGAAGGCCCTCAATCCATAGTCTGGGATCAAGCCGAGAATAGGCTCTACACGGCCGAAGCCGTCCTAGCCATCCTGGTATGA
- a CDS encoding translation initiation factor, whose translation MADVCPICGLPTDLCVCGTISMEQQSIKVKLEMRKWGKPATVIEGIDSKAVNINRLATKFKSILACGGTAKNNTIILQGDHRDRVKQLLIEEGFPEANIELH comes from the coding sequence GTGGCCGATGTATGTCCTATATGCGGCCTACCCACGGATCTCTGCGTCTGCGGAACCATAAGCATGGAGCAGCAATCCATAAAGGTTAAGCTTGAGATGAGGAAATGGGGGAAACCGGCGACCGTGATAGAGGGGATAGACTCCAAGGCCGTGAACATAAATAGGCTGGCCACGAAGTTTAAATCCATACTGGCATGCGGAGGAACCGCCAAGAACAACACCATAATACTCCAGGGGGACCATAGAGACCGTGTGAAACAGCTCCTCATAGAGGAGGGCTTCCCCGAAGCCAACATAGAACTCCACTAA
- the moaC gene encoding cyclic pyranopterin monophosphate synthase MoaC: protein MVDVTFKEAVYRSAVAVGSIRLKPSTVKAIREKAIPKGDPLTVAMVAAVSAAKDTSRIIPLCHPVPITDVKVSPEVTDEGVRVRVMVKSTGKTGVEMEALTAVSVYLLTVWDMVKSMEKDDRGQYPDTVIAEVRVEEKVKL from the coding sequence ATGGTCGATGTAACCTTTAAGGAGGCCGTCTACCGTTCAGCCGTAGCTGTCGGCAGCATTAGGTTGAAGCCCAGCACAGTTAAGGCCATACGGGAGAAGGCCATCCCTAAAGGCGATCCCTTAACGGTCGCCATGGTTGCGGCGGTGTCCGCGGCGAAGGATACCTCGAGGATAATCCCCCTATGCCATCCAGTACCCATAACCGATGTTAAGGTTTCGCCTGAGGTAACGGATGAGGGGGTTAGGGTCAGGGTGATGGTGAAGAGCACAGGGAAGACCGGCGTCGAGATGGAGGCCCTGACCGCGGTGAGCGTTTATCTCCTCACGGTATGGGACATGGTTAAATCCATGGAGAAGGATGATAGGGGGCAGTATCCCGACACGGTTATAGCTGAGGTTAGGGTGGAGGAGAAGGTTAAACTCTAG
- a CDS encoding Hsp20/alpha crystallin family protein — protein MSRWEDFPDWFRRRWRRFPFFSSWFEDIDEMVEEMFRELQGAIPSELVREERLPDGSTVRRVGPIVYGYSMSIGPDGKPIIREFGNVKPSMRPTAFGARPGLEVKVEREPLVDTIEEDDSIRVVAEVPGVEKNDINLECTDRSIIISVDTEKRKYFKEVELPAEIDPKSAKASYRNGVLEVELKKAKPKPKGQRIQIE, from the coding sequence ATGAGTCGTTGGGAAGATTTCCCTGATTGGTTTAGACGCAGGTGGAGGCGTTTCCCATTCTTCAGCAGCTGGTTCGAGGATATAGATGAGATGGTGGAGGAGATGTTCAGGGAGCTCCAAGGCGCTATTCCAAGCGAGCTTGTGAGGGAGGAGAGGCTTCCCGATGGAAGTACGGTGAGGCGGGTCGGCCCCATAGTCTATGGTTACTCCATGAGCATCGGCCCAGATGGTAAGCCTATTATAAGGGAGTTCGGGAACGTTAAGCCCTCCATGAGGCCCACCGCCTTCGGGGCTAGGCCTGGCCTTGAGGTCAAGGTGGAGAGGGAGCCCCTGGTGGATACGATAGAGGAGGATGACTCCATAAGGGTTGTAGCCGAGGTCCCAGGGGTTGAGAAGAACGATATAAACTTGGAGTGCACCGATAGATCCATCATAATCTCCGTGGACACCGAGAAGCGTAAATACTTTAAGGAGGTGGAGCTCCCAGCCGAGATCGATCCGAAGTCGGCTAAAGCCTCCTACAGGAACGGCGTACTAGAGGTTGAGCTGAAGAAGGCTAAGCCCAAGCCGAAAGGACAACGCATACAGATCGAGTGA
- the moaA gene encoding GTP 3',8-cyclase MoaA, which produces MVLDRYGRPLLNLRVSVIDSCNLECFYCHREGYCPAKGLMSREELVLLVDVASELGVRYVKLTGGEPLLRGDLPSIISGIADLNGVREVSMVSNGRLLDYETAKVLRDAGLSRINIGIPSVRDETYHRVTGARLRDAVEGLENAVRVGLDPVKLNMVLLRGVNDGEVWDAVEFARERGVSLQLIELEPIGLSDEAYRLYHFPLDDIVARLEGMASSVRVRRFMQGRRIYSLDGVEVEVVKPVENTEFCLYCTRMRLTYDGKLKPCLMRNDNTADVLTPLRMGASREALRDLFLEAVSARKPYWSGANAYPSRGAQPPRLSG; this is translated from the coding sequence TTGGTACTTGACCGGTATGGAAGGCCTCTACTCAACCTCAGGGTCTCCGTCATAGACTCCTGTAATTTGGAGTGTTTCTATTGTCACAGGGAGGGCTACTGCCCCGCCAAGGGTCTCATGTCGAGGGAGGAGCTGGTTCTTCTGGTCGACGTGGCCTCGGAGCTCGGCGTGAGGTACGTGAAGTTGACTGGTGGGGAACCCCTCCTCAGAGGAGATCTGCCGAGCATAATTTCAGGGATCGCGGATCTGAACGGTGTGAGGGAGGTCTCCATGGTCTCGAACGGCAGGCTCTTAGACTATGAAACCGCTAAGGTCTTGAGGGATGCGGGCCTCTCAAGGATCAATATAGGCATCCCATCCGTAAGGGATGAGACCTATCACCGGGTGACGGGGGCTAGGCTTCGGGACGCTGTGGAAGGCTTGGAGAACGCCGTGAGGGTTGGATTGGATCCTGTAAAGCTTAACATGGTCCTGCTCAGGGGGGTGAACGATGGGGAGGTGTGGGATGCCGTGGAGTTCGCCCGGGAAAGGGGGGTCTCCCTCCAGCTAATAGAGCTTGAACCCATAGGTCTATCCGACGAGGCTTATCGCCTATACCATTTCCCCCTCGACGACATAGTTGCAAGGCTTGAAGGGATGGCGAGTTCCGTGAGGGTTAGGAGGTTTATGCAGGGTAGGCGCATCTACTCCCTCGACGGGGTTGAGGTTGAAGTTGTTAAGCCTGTGGAGAACACCGAGTTCTGCTTGTACTGCACCCGTATGAGGCTTACATATGACGGCAAGCTCAAGCCCTGCCTCATGCGCAACGATAACACCGCCGACGTGCTTACACCCCTCAGGATGGGGGCGTCCAGGGAAGCCTTGAGGGATCTGTTCCTCGAAGCCGTCTCCGCTAGGAAGCCTTACTGGAGCGGCGCTAATGCCTATCCATCCCGAGGAGCTCAGCCTCCTCGTCTGTCAGGTTGA
- a CDS encoding replication factor C small subunit: MWVEKYRPRSLDDIRDQDEIVRRLKRFVEAKAMPHCLFAGPPGTGKTTAALCLAHDMFGERFHEAFMELNASDARGIDVIRTTVKDFARAASISGLPFKILVLDEADNMTADAQHAMRRTMERYTQTCRFILCANYSGRIIEPIQSRCAIFRFTPLGEGVVADFLREIAEKEGVKIGEDGLKAIVRVAEGDMRKAINTLQAAASMDRPVDEAAVYSVLGLAKPGEVDQLLEKTLSGRIDEARSILRSMLWSQGVSGLDLLKQIYRRMLDMNLPGDLKVDLVDTVGEVEYRLSQGADEEIQLTALLAKLSVKGVPG, translated from the coding sequence ATGTGGGTTGAGAAGTATAGGCCGAGGAGCCTCGACGATATAAGGGATCAGGATGAGATAGTCCGGAGGCTGAAGAGGTTCGTTGAGGCTAAGGCGATGCCCCACTGCCTCTTCGCGGGTCCCCCGGGGACCGGTAAGACCACGGCCGCCCTGTGTCTAGCCCACGACATGTTCGGTGAGAGGTTCCATGAGGCTTTCATGGAGTTGAACGCCAGCGACGCCAGGGGTATAGACGTGATACGGACTACCGTGAAGGATTTCGCTAGGGCCGCCTCGATAAGCGGGTTGCCCTTCAAGATCCTCGTCTTAGATGAGGCGGATAACATGACGGCTGACGCTCAACACGCCATGAGGAGAACCATGGAGCGCTACACCCAAACCTGCCGTTTCATACTATGCGCGAATTATTCAGGCAGGATAATAGAGCCCATCCAGTCGAGATGCGCGATATTCAGGTTTACGCCCTTAGGGGAAGGGGTGGTGGCGGATTTCCTGAGGGAGATAGCGGAGAAGGAGGGCGTTAAGATAGGCGAGGACGGCCTCAAAGCCATAGTGAGGGTCGCTGAAGGAGATATGAGGAAGGCCATAAATACCTTGCAGGCCGCTGCATCCATGGATAGGCCTGTGGACGAGGCGGCGGTATACTCCGTTCTAGGCTTGGCTAAGCCGGGTGAGGTGGATCAACTCTTGGAGAAGACCCTTTCGGGGAGGATCGATGAGGCTAGGAGCATCCTGAGGTCCATGCTGTGGTCCCAGGGAGTATCAGGCTTAGACCTCCTTAAACAGATCTACCGTCGCATGCTGGACATGAATCTACCCGGGGACCTTAAAGTCGACCTGGTGGATACAGTCGGCGAGGTGGAGTATAGGCTCTCCCAGGGGGCCGATGAGGAGATCCAGCTTACAGCCCTCCTGGCTAAGCTCTCCGTGAAGGGTGTCCCTGGTTGA
- a CDS encoding ORC1-type DNA replication protein, with product MGRVWALSAASKFIEEELSRPSVFKDETPLSIEYVPEALPHRERQLRFLTQLFRFAVEKPGSMGQKVLITGDVGTGKTVLAQRFGLDIVRVARARKIPLRYIHVNCREAKGSLFMILKNAVRMLAPKFPHRGFGAEELLRSLLRVLDRRGVFLILALDELESLIRVEGGEALYALTRVQENRMNLPLRLSFIFILRDLSQLGGLDRSIIGTLQQNIIKLDRYTSEQLETILRYRCELSLREGAIADENLSFIADIASTTGDARYAIELLWRAGKYADAEGSAEITSDHIRRAAGSLHPAFREEYVRALSINEKLFLLALARALKSSGGAYATMGEVEELYRITCEEYGEEPRAHTQIWKYARSLNALGIILASKSSKGIRGKTTILSLPSVPSTEMERWLESHLGALKREAERRALLR from the coding sequence TTGGGGAGGGTATGGGCATTGAGCGCCGCATCCAAGTTTATTGAGGAGGAGCTTTCAAGGCCGAGCGTATTCAAGGATGAGACCCCATTATCCATAGAGTATGTCCCGGAGGCCCTCCCCCACAGGGAGCGGCAACTTAGATTTCTAACCCAGCTTTTCAGGTTCGCCGTTGAGAAGCCGGGATCCATGGGCCAGAAAGTCTTGATCACGGGGGATGTAGGCACCGGTAAGACCGTCCTGGCCCAGAGGTTCGGCCTCGACATCGTCAGAGTAGCTAGGGCCAGGAAGATCCCGCTCAGATACATTCATGTGAACTGCCGCGAAGCCAAGGGTAGCTTATTCATGATCCTTAAAAACGCTGTGAGGATGCTGGCTCCGAAATTCCCCCATAGGGGTTTCGGAGCGGAGGAGCTTCTGAGATCCCTGCTCAGGGTTCTGGATCGCAGGGGAGTATTCCTTATATTAGCCTTGGATGAGCTTGAAAGCCTGATAAGGGTTGAAGGCGGGGAAGCCCTATACGCTCTGACGAGGGTTCAGGAGAATCGCATGAACCTCCCCCTGAGGCTCTCCTTCATATTCATACTCAGGGATTTAAGTCAGCTGGGAGGTTTGGACAGGAGCATAATAGGGACCTTACAGCAGAACATAATAAAGCTCGACAGGTACACCAGTGAACAGCTTGAGACGATACTTAGATACAGGTGTGAGCTATCCCTCAGGGAGGGTGCCATAGCCGATGAGAACCTCAGCTTCATAGCGGATATAGCCTCCACCACGGGGGATGCCAGATACGCTATAGAGCTTCTATGGAGGGCGGGGAAATACGCGGACGCCGAGGGATCGGCTGAGATAACCTCGGATCATATAAGAAGGGCTGCGGGGAGCCTCCACCCAGCCTTCAGGGAGGAATACGTGAGGGCACTATCGATAAATGAGAAGCTGTTCCTTCTAGCCTTGGCCAGGGCTTTAAAAAGTTCAGGGGGAGCCTATGCCACCATGGGCGAGGTTGAGGAGCTCTACAGGATCACCTGCGAGGAATACGGGGAGGAGCCCAGGGCGCACACCCAGATATGGAAGTATGCTAGATCCCTGAATGCACTAGGGATAATACTCGCCTCCAAGTCGAGTAAGGGTATAAGGGGGAAAACAACCATACTGAGCCTTCCATCCGTCCCGTCCACGGAGATGGAGAGATGGCTTGAATCCCACCTGGGGGCCCTGAAGAGGGAGGCTGAAAGGCGGGCGCTCCTAAGATAA
- a CDS encoding molybdenum cofactor biosynthesis protein MoaB, producing the protein MAVPSRHKEDAPRRLGFAIATCSSSRHILRIGLKEFTDPSGDEAARLLEGSGHEIVVREVLPDEPAAIRRFLMEALGDGRVDCVIFIGGTGVSRDDSTIEAVEPLLDKKLPGFGELLRSISYLRVGSPAMMTRALAGTVYGRAVFCLPGSPEAVETAVRELIIPEAGHIIKLCRG; encoded by the coding sequence ATGGCTGTGCCTTCGAGGCATAAGGAAGACGCCCCTAGAAGGCTGGGTTTCGCAATAGCAACTTGCAGCTCATCCAGGCATATCCTCAGGATAGGATTGAAAGAGTTCACGGATCCCTCGGGGGATGAAGCAGCGCGCCTCCTGGAGGGTTCGGGCCATGAAATAGTTGTGAGGGAGGTCTTACCGGATGAGCCGGCCGCTATAAGGAGGTTTCTGATGGAGGCTTTAGGCGATGGGAGGGTGGACTGCGTAATCTTCATAGGTGGTACTGGGGTATCCCGTGACGACTCCACGATAGAGGCTGTGGAGCCTTTACTGGATAAGAAGCTGCCCGGATTCGGAGAGCTCCTGAGGAGCATAAGTTATCTGAGGGTGGGATCCCCAGCCATGATGACCCGGGCCTTAGCCGGGACGGTCTATGGCAGGGCCGTCTTCTGCCTCCCAGGCTCCCCTGAAGCCGTCGAAACGGCTGTCAGGGAGCTCATAATCCCCGAGGCCGGCCACATAATAAAACTGTGCAGGGGATGA
- a CDS encoding type 1 glutamine amidotransferase, translating to MSLKGKRILILVDEGYEDLEFWYPRMRLIEEGADVVTAGKEKRLYPSKHGYEAEVDVEVSKVDPSEFDALIIPGGVRCPDRLRRYREVLELVKDMNRRGKIIASICHGPWVLISAGILKGRKATSYFSIKDDMVNAGVNYVDSPVIVDGNLVTSREPGDLPDFCKAIIQLLRR from the coding sequence TTGAGCTTGAAGGGTAAGAGGATTCTAATACTCGTCGATGAGGGATATGAGGATCTGGAGTTCTGGTATCCCAGGATGAGGCTCATCGAGGAGGGCGCCGATGTCGTGACCGCGGGAAAAGAGAAGAGGCTTTACCCGAGCAAGCATGGATACGAGGCGGAAGTGGACGTGGAGGTGTCCAAGGTCGATCCGAGCGAGTTCGACGCCCTGATAATACCGGGAGGGGTTAGATGCCCCGACAGGCTCAGGAGGTATAGGGAGGTCCTGGAACTGGTGAAGGATATGAATAGACGCGGTAAAATCATCGCCTCTATATGCCATGGCCCTTGGGTGCTCATCTCAGCTGGGATCCTTAAAGGTAGAAAGGCCACCTCATATTTCTCCATAAAAGATGATATGGTTAACGCAGGCGTAAACTACGTGGATAGCCCAGTCATAGTGGATGGAAACCTTGTAACATCCCGTGAACCCGGGGATCTACCAGACTTCTGCAAAGCGATAATCCAGCTCCTGAGGAGATAG
- the ilvD gene encoding dihydroxy-acid dehydratase, whose amino-acid sequence MRSDDVKKGVGRAPHRSLLRALGLTDREMEGPFIGIANSYTDMVPGHFHLDKLGRYAARGVARSGGTAFEFNTIAICDGLAMGHEGMRYSLPSREVIADSVELAVQAHRLDGVIFIPSCDKVVPGMLMAAARLDIPSIFITGGAMLAGHWRGMEVDLISVFEALGRLKGGGLTLDELRELESRACPTCGSCSGMFTANTMACLTEALGMSLPYCGTTPAVDSMKLRIAEESGERAVELLEEGLKPSDIMTLEAFENAIIVDLALGGSTNTTLHLPAIANELGLRLDLSIFDELSRRIPHICDMSPSGPFHIEDLHRAGGIPAVMKELSEHIHLNLPTTSGKLVKDILEEAEIFDREVIRPASNPVHREGGIAFLKGNLAPEGAVVKTAGLSPRAMRFAGGAKVFDSEEEAVEAIFSGRITKGDAVIIRYEGPKGGPGMKEMLSPTSALVGMGLGEEVALITDGRFSGGSRGLCIGHVSPEAAAGGPIAVIRDGDEVEVDVAERRLSFKVDEEELKGRLRDWIPKPLRVGKGYLKRYASQVSSASRGAVLELG is encoded by the coding sequence CTGCGTAGCGACGATGTTAAAAAGGGCGTTGGTAGGGCTCCCCACAGGTCGCTGCTTAGGGCTTTAGGGTTAACCGACAGGGAGATGGAGGGTCCCTTCATAGGTATAGCTAATAGTTATACCGATATGGTTCCAGGGCATTTCCACCTGGATAAGCTCGGCAGGTACGCGGCTAGAGGGGTGGCTAGGAGTGGGGGGACCGCGTTCGAGTTTAACACGATCGCTATATGCGATGGGTTAGCCATGGGCCATGAAGGCATGAGGTATTCCCTACCGTCCAGGGAGGTGATAGCGGACTCCGTGGAGTTGGCGGTTCAGGCCCATCGCCTCGATGGAGTCATATTCATACCTAGCTGCGATAAGGTCGTTCCTGGAATGCTGATGGCCGCCGCGAGGCTGGATATTCCATCGATCTTCATAACCGGCGGAGCTATGCTGGCAGGGCATTGGAGGGGTATGGAGGTGGATTTGATCTCCGTGTTCGAGGCTTTAGGCCGGTTGAAGGGGGGCGGCCTCACCTTGGATGAGTTAAGGGAGCTGGAGAGCCGAGCCTGTCCTACATGCGGGTCTTGCAGCGGGATGTTCACAGCTAATACCATGGCATGCCTGACCGAGGCGTTGGGTATGAGCCTACCATACTGCGGTACAACGCCGGCAGTGGATTCCATGAAGCTTAGGATAGCCGAGGAATCCGGTGAACGCGCAGTGGAGCTGTTGGAGGAGGGTTTGAAGCCTTCAGATATAATGACCTTGGAGGCCTTCGAGAACGCTATAATTGTCGACCTGGCTTTAGGGGGATCCACCAACACGACTTTACATCTACCCGCGATAGCTAACGAGCTGGGTTTAAGGCTGGACCTCTCCATATTCGACGAGCTCAGCCGCCGCATACCCCACATCTGCGATATGAGCCCCAGCGGCCCCTTCCATATCGAGGATCTCCACAGGGCCGGGGGCATACCGGCCGTTATGAAGGAGCTCTCCGAGCACATCCATTTAAACCTTCCAACGACCTCAGGTAAACTCGTAAAGGATATCCTGGAGGAGGCTGAAATCTTCGATAGGGAGGTCATAAGGCCTGCTTCAAACCCCGTCCATAGGGAGGGCGGCATAGCCTTCTTAAAGGGAAACCTCGCGCCTGAAGGGGCTGTAGTCAAGACGGCGGGCCTCTCCCCTAGGGCTATGAGGTTCGCTGGAGGGGCTAAGGTTTTCGATTCGGAGGAAGAGGCCGTGGAGGCGATCTTCTCAGGGAGGATAACTAAGGGAGACGCCGTGATAATCAGGTACGAAGGCCCTAAAGGCGGGCCCGGGATGAAGGAGATGCTATCCCCCACCTCAGCCCTGGTGGGGATGGGGTTAGGCGAGGAGGTGGCCTTGATCACGGACGGTAGATTCTCAGGCGGGAGCAGGGGGCTCTGCATAGGGCACGTCTCCCCTGAGGCAGCTGCTGGAGGCCCCATAGCGGTGATCCGGGACGGAGATGAGGTGGAGGTGGACGTGGCTGAGAGGAGACTCTCCTTCAAAGTTGATGAGGAGGAGTTGAAGGGGAGGCTTAGGGATTGGATCCCCAAGCCCCTAAGGGTGGGGAAAGGGTACCTGAAGAGATACGCCTCCCAGGTCAGCTCAGCCTCCAGGGGCGCCGTCCTAGAGCTGGGGTGA